Proteins from a single region of Stappia sp. ES.058:
- the rnr gene encoding ribonuclease R → MPGRDEIMAFVADNPGKAGKREIARHFGIIGGARIYLKRLLREMADDGLLEKRQKKLIRAGDLPSVLVVTVVARDADGELIAEPASWDVDEQGVPPKILVVPERRKSQPRTAGLGDRLLVRLSSDETGPEASRAGRIIKLLERQAASILGILRTARGRTFLEPIERKQRELDIDTSDLKGAEDGDLISVTTTKGPGRYGDTRAKVLKRIGAMHSEMAVSEIALHTHGIPHRFPDRVVEAAEQAVPATLKGREDWRKVPLITIDPADAKDHDDAVHAEPDPDPDNPGGHIITVAIADVAFYVRPGEPLDREAHLRGNSVYFPDRVIPMLPEKLSNGLCSLKEGEDRAAMAVRMTLDASGQKKSHSFHRVMMRSAVKLSYQQAQGAIDGEPDHTSDAVLNDILKPLWAAYESLKTARHDREPLDLDLPERKIRLKEDGTVRDVFVPERLDAHKLIEEFMIQANVAAAETLEKAGIPLLYRIHDASSPEKLEALKEFLSTLDIKLASSGGLRPAAFNGILRKVKGLPDAELVNQVILRSQAQAEYSPDNIGHFGLNLKRYAHFTSPIRRYADLIVHRGLIRALKLGDDGLPEGMETKLEAVGADVSAAERRAMLAERDTVDRLIALWLSDQVGARFTGRISGVVKSGLFVRLDDTGADGFVPASTIGDDYYHYDESSHSMSGRTTGETFSLGDRVEVRLVEAAPYAGSLQFELLSEGHYHKRKSSRERSFARQGKGARQHKGRPRSAKSAPGRSRNSKGPRT, encoded by the coding sequence ATGCCGGGACGCGACGAGATCATGGCCTTCGTCGCCGACAATCCGGGCAAGGCGGGGAAGCGCGAAATCGCGCGGCATTTCGGCATCATCGGAGGCGCGCGGATCTATCTGAAGCGCCTCCTGCGCGAAATGGCCGACGACGGGTTGCTTGAAAAGCGGCAAAAGAAACTCATCAGGGCCGGCGACCTCCCCTCGGTGCTGGTCGTCACGGTCGTCGCGCGCGATGCCGATGGAGAATTGATCGCCGAGCCGGCCAGTTGGGACGTGGACGAACAGGGGGTTCCGCCGAAAATCCTCGTCGTGCCGGAGCGCCGCAAAAGCCAGCCGCGCACCGCCGGACTGGGCGACCGGCTGCTCGTGCGCCTGAGCTCCGACGAGACGGGGCCCGAGGCAAGCCGGGCCGGACGGATCATCAAGCTGCTGGAACGTCAGGCCGCTTCCATTCTCGGCATCCTGCGCACGGCGCGCGGACGCACCTTCCTGGAGCCGATCGAACGCAAGCAGCGCGAACTCGACATCGACACCAGCGACCTGAAAGGCGCGGAGGACGGCGACCTCATCTCCGTCACCACCACCAAAGGCCCGGGCCGTTACGGCGACACGCGCGCCAAGGTGCTCAAGCGCATCGGCGCGATGCATTCGGAAATGGCGGTTTCCGAAATCGCCCTGCACACCCATGGCATTCCGCACCGCTTCCCCGACCGGGTTGTCGAGGCGGCCGAACAGGCTGTGCCTGCAACGCTCAAGGGCCGCGAGGACTGGCGCAAAGTGCCGCTGATCACCATCGATCCCGCCGACGCCAAGGATCATGATGACGCGGTCCATGCCGAGCCGGACCCCGACCCGGACAATCCCGGCGGTCACATCATCACCGTCGCGATCGCTGATGTGGCCTTCTACGTCCGTCCCGGCGAACCGCTCGACCGGGAAGCCCATCTGCGCGGCAACTCGGTCTATTTCCCCGACCGGGTGATCCCGATGTTGCCGGAAAAGCTCTCCAACGGCCTGTGCTCGCTAAAGGAAGGCGAAGACCGGGCCGCGATGGCCGTGCGCATGACCCTTGATGCGAGCGGACAGAAGAAGAGCCACAGCTTCCACCGTGTGATGATGCGCTCAGCGGTCAAGCTCTCCTACCAACAGGCGCAAGGGGCCATCGACGGCGAGCCGGATCACACGAGCGACGCCGTGCTGAACGACATCCTCAAGCCGCTCTGGGCCGCCTACGAGAGCCTGAAGACGGCGAGACACGACCGAGAACCGCTGGATCTCGACCTGCCGGAGCGCAAAATCCGCCTGAAGGAGGATGGCACCGTCAGAGATGTCTTCGTCCCCGAACGCCTTGACGCGCACAAGCTGATCGAGGAATTCATGATCCAGGCGAATGTCGCAGCGGCGGAGACACTCGAGAAGGCCGGCATCCCTTTGCTCTACAGGATCCACGACGCCTCCAGCCCGGAAAAGCTCGAGGCGCTGAAGGAATTCCTGTCGACGCTCGACATCAAGCTCGCGTCGTCCGGCGGCCTGCGTCCCGCCGCGTTCAATGGCATCTTGCGGAAGGTGAAGGGCCTGCCCGACGCCGAACTGGTCAACCAGGTCATTTTGCGCAGTCAGGCGCAGGCAGAGTATTCACCCGACAACATCGGCCATTTCGGGCTCAACCTGAAACGCTATGCGCATTTCACCTCGCCCATCCGCCGTTATGCCGACCTGATCGTGCACCGGGGCCTGATCCGGGCACTGAAGCTCGGCGACGACGGCTTGCCGGAGGGCATGGAGACGAAGCTGGAAGCCGTCGGCGCGGATGTGTCCGCCGCCGAACGCCGGGCGATGCTTGCCGAGCGCGACACCGTCGACCGTCTGATCGCCCTGTGGCTGTCGGACCAGGTCGGCGCCCGTTTCACCGGCCGGATCTCCGGCGTCGTGAAGTCCGGCCTGTTCGTTCGCCTCGACGACACCGGTGCCGACGGGTTCGTGCCCGCCTCCACCATTGGCGACGATTACTACCACTATGACGAATCGTCGCATTCCATGTCAGGTCGAACCACGGGAGAAACCTTCTCTTTGGGCGACCGCGTCGAGGTGCGACTGGTGGAAGCAGCCCCCTATGCCGGGTCCCTTCAGTTTGAACTTTTGAGCGAAGGTCACTATCACAAGCGAAAGAGCTCTCGCGAACGCAGCTTTGCGCGGCAAGGCAAGGGCGCGCGACAGCACAAGGGCCGGCCCCGCAGCGCAAAGAGCGCGCCCGGCCGCAGCCGAAACTCGAAGGGTCCACGGACATGA
- a CDS encoding DUF983 domain-containing protein, with protein sequence MTVTYAGLTDVSPVPASKPKRDVGRAMLLGAKGLCPNCGQGRLFGKYLKVEPGCKSCGEELHHHRADDAPPYFTIFIVGHVILPIALAVEVAFVPSMWVHFALWLPLIVISSLVALPPIKGALIGLQWANYMHGFDPNAIGDDQPMYDFGGGQEAR encoded by the coding sequence ATGACTGTCACATATGCCGGACTGACCGATGTATCGCCCGTCCCTGCATCAAAGCCCAAGCGGGATGTCGGCAGGGCAATGCTGCTCGGCGCCAAGGGGCTCTGCCCGAACTGTGGCCAGGGCCGCCTCTTCGGCAAGTATCTGAAGGTCGAGCCGGGCTGCAAATCCTGCGGCGAGGAACTGCATCACCACCGTGCCGATGATGCCCCCCCCTATTTCACGATCTTCATCGTCGGCCATGTCATCCTGCCGATCGCCCTTGCCGTCGAAGTCGCCTTCGTCCCGTCGATGTGGGTGCATTTCGCGCTGTGGCTTCCCCTCATCGTGATCTCCTCGCTGGTTGCTCTGCCGCCAATCAAGGGCGCGCTCATCGGGCTGCAATGGGCCAACTACATGCACGGCTTCGATCCGAACGCGATCGGCGACGATCAGCCGATGTACGACTTCGGCGGTGGTCAAGAGGCACGATGA
- a CDS encoding NUDIX hydrolase — protein MSEDLVRRLSATERHMNNPNLRPKDAATLLVLDRSQGGSPRVLMGRRHQRHRFMPGMFVFPGGRVDPQDSRIPVTGAYHPDVAYKLMHAMKGPKTEARARAFTVAAARETYEEAGVLVGAKTDTPWTGTGDMAAFSDRSLVPDLTPVRVIARAITPPRRPRRFDTRFLAVFADAIADCLPEGTGPSGELEDVHWLTLTQAKELELPTITLTIIEELENRLRNDPDLDPATPVPFYYWRGNGFTREEV, from the coding sequence ATGAGCGAGGACCTCGTCCGGCGCCTGTCGGCAACCGAACGCCACATGAACAATCCCAACCTGCGTCCGAAGGATGCCGCAACCCTCCTTGTGCTGGACCGCAGCCAGGGCGGAAGTCCCCGCGTTCTCATGGGGCGGCGCCATCAGCGACACCGGTTCATGCCGGGCATGTTCGTCTTCCCGGGTGGCCGCGTCGATCCGCAGGACAGCCGCATCCCCGTGACCGGCGCCTATCACCCAGACGTCGCGTACAAGCTGATGCATGCGATGAAAGGGCCCAAGACAGAGGCCCGCGCACGGGCCTTTACCGTGGCGGCCGCGCGGGAGACCTACGAAGAGGCAGGAGTTCTGGTCGGCGCAAAGACCGACACGCCCTGGACCGGTACGGGCGACATGGCCGCGTTTTCCGACCGCAGCCTGGTGCCGGACCTTACCCCTGTGCGGGTGATCGCCCGCGCGATCACACCACCGCGCCGTCCGAGACGGTTCGACACACGCTTCCTCGCGGTTTTCGCCGATGCAATCGCCGACTGCCTTCCCGAAGGGACCGGCCCCTCCGGTGAGCTTGAGGACGTTCACTGGCTGACGTTGACCCAGGCCAAGGAACTGGAGTTGCCGACGATCACGCTCACCATCATCGAAGAGCTGGAAAACCGGCTTCGCAACGATCCGGATCTCGATCCGGCAACACCGGTGCCCTTCTACTACTGGCGTGGCAACGGCTTCACGCGGGAGGAAGTCTGA
- the rpmG gene encoding 50S ribosomal protein L33 — protein MAKANTIKIKLLSTADTGFFYVTKKNSRTMTEKMVQRKYDPVAKKHVEFREAKIK, from the coding sequence ATGGCCAAGGCGAACACCATCAAGATCAAGCTTCTGTCGACTGCAGACACCGGCTTTTTCTATGTGACCAAGAAGAATTCCCGCACCATGACCGAAAAGATGGTCCAGCGGAAATACGATCCGGTTGCCAAGAAGCACGTCGAATTCCGCGAAGCCAAGATCAAGTAG
- a CDS encoding DUF2799 domain-containing protein, with the protein MRFWAHAVAVCAAPLFLAGCATVSREQCEAGDWPAIGQTHALQGYPASRLQKVVEDCGRHSIAVDTDAYMQGWRMGVRAYCTPRRGFEDGRGGKRPSFSCPADLAPDYDDARQLGSRLKDADDRVGFQESDLDTAQREIDRLSDSLAALDCTQKTKAERFSCRAERADLRDRLSSARYGMDSARWSLREARRERDAVFEEVTAAYARRFSVRP; encoded by the coding sequence ATGAGATTCTGGGCCCATGCCGTTGCGGTCTGTGCCGCCCCCCTCTTCCTGGCGGGCTGCGCGACCGTCTCCCGCGAACAATGCGAGGCCGGCGACTGGCCGGCTATCGGCCAGACCCACGCCTTGCAGGGATACCCGGCGTCGCGCCTGCAGAAGGTTGTCGAGGATTGCGGACGCCACTCGATTGCCGTCGACACGGACGCCTATATGCAGGGCTGGCGCATGGGTGTGCGCGCCTACTGCACGCCGCGACGCGGCTTCGAGGACGGACGCGGCGGCAAGCGTCCTTCGTTTTCATGCCCGGCGGACCTCGCGCCCGACTATGACGATGCGCGCCAGCTCGGCAGCCGGCTCAAGGACGCGGACGACCGCGTCGGCTTTCAGGAGAGCGACCTCGACACCGCCCAGCGCGAGATCGACAGGCTCAGCGACAGCCTCGCCGCACTCGACTGTACTCAAAAGACCAAAGCGGAGCGATTTTCCTGCCGCGCGGAACGCGCGGACCTCCGCGATCGGCTTTCCAGTGCGCGCTACGGCATGGATTCGGCCCGGTGGTCGCTGCGCGAGGCGCGACGCGAACGCGATGCGGTGTTCGAAGAGGTCACGGCGGCCTATGCCCGCCGCTTCTCGGTCCGTCCGTAA
- a CDS encoding PleD family two-component system response regulator has translation MTGRILVVDDVRANVRLLEARLSAEYFDVRSAASGAEALSVIASWPCDIVLLDVMMPGMDGFEVCRRIKSDPRTAHIPVVMITALDRTDDRIRGLRVGADEFLTKPVNDLALVARVKNLVSLKRVTDELRLRAQTGSQFGLVPEDGPSPDAEGRVLLVDDCASSSRTLFDILRQDCRVERESDGAQALITAAERGYETIVVNLGLKRYDALRLVSQVRALERTRLVPIILIADADDSARMMRALELGVNDCILRPVERTELVLRLRTQIARKRANDRLASDVEQTIAMATTDPLTGLRNRHYLKSHLARLVRQAGETELPLSVLMIDIDRFKSINDTHGHDAGDAVLKEVAGRLRANVRGLDMACRLGGEEFVILMPETTLSAAEKVAERLRDVVAGAPFALPEGEGWDLPVTVSVGVATHAKAGDSGEKLIKRADRALYRAKEEGRNRVVCCAESRVGPDTEDTTPRAPSHAGKRARAG, from the coding sequence ATGACAGGGCGCATTCTGGTCGTCGACGACGTAAGGGCGAATGTCCGGCTGCTTGAGGCCCGGCTGTCGGCCGAGTATTTCGACGTTCGCTCCGCGGCAAGCGGCGCGGAGGCGCTGTCGGTCATCGCGTCCTGGCCGTGCGATATCGTTCTGCTCGACGTGATGATGCCGGGCATGGACGGCTTCGAGGTTTGCCGCAGGATCAAGTCGGATCCCAGAACCGCACATATCCCTGTGGTCATGATCACGGCGCTTGACCGTACCGATGACCGCATTCGGGGATTGCGCGTCGGTGCCGACGAGTTTCTGACCAAGCCGGTCAACGATCTGGCGCTTGTCGCCAGGGTCAAGAACCTCGTCTCGCTCAAGCGGGTTACCGATGAGCTCCGGCTTCGGGCGCAGACGGGATCACAGTTCGGCCTTGTACCGGAAGATGGGCCCTCGCCGGACGCCGAAGGCAGGGTCCTGCTCGTCGATGACTGCGCATCGTCGTCGCGGACCTTGTTCGATATTCTGCGGCAGGACTGCCGGGTGGAGCGGGAAAGTGACGGCGCCCAGGCGCTGATCACGGCGGCGGAACGCGGATACGAGACGATTGTCGTCAATCTCGGTTTGAAACGCTACGACGCGCTGCGGCTGGTTTCGCAAGTCCGGGCGCTGGAGCGCACGCGGCTCGTTCCGATCATCCTGATTGCCGATGCAGATGATTCTGCGCGAATGATGCGGGCGCTGGAACTCGGGGTGAACGACTGCATCCTGCGTCCGGTCGAGCGGACCGAGCTGGTTTTGCGCCTGCGCACCCAGATTGCGCGCAAGCGCGCCAACGACCGGCTTGCAAGCGATGTCGAGCAGACCATCGCCATGGCCACCACGGATCCCTTGACCGGATTGCGAAACCGTCACTACCTGAAGTCCCATCTCGCGAGGCTTGTTCGTCAGGCGGGAGAGACGGAACTTCCCCTGTCGGTTCTGATGATCGACATCGATCGATTCAAGTCGATCAACGACACCCACGGACATGATGCCGGAGATGCGGTGCTCAAGGAGGTCGCGGGCCGCTTGCGGGCCAATGTGCGCGGTCTCGACATGGCCTGCCGGCTTGGTGGCGAGGAATTTGTCATCCTGATGCCGGAGACAACGCTGTCGGCCGCCGAAAAGGTCGCGGAGCGTTTGCGCGATGTGGTCGCGGGCGCGCCTTTCGCGTTGCCCGAGGGCGAAGGATGGGACCTGCCGGTGACGGTCAGCGTCGGCGTCGCGACGCATGCAAAGGCCGGCGACAGCGGCGAAAAGCTGATCAAGCGCGCCGACCGGGCGCTGTACCGGGCCAAGGAAGAAGGGCGAAACCGCGTCGTGTGCTGCGCGGAATCGCGAGTCGGCCCGGATACCGAAGATACGACGCCGCGTGCGCCGTCGCATGCGGGAAAACGGGCCCGGGCCGGCTGA
- a CDS encoding response regulator yields the protein MAKTVLIVEDNELNMKLFHDLLEAHGYETLQTRTGMEALELARAHRPDLILMDIQLPEVSGLEVTKWIKEDDDLKTIPVIAVTAFAMKGDEERIRQGGCEAYISKPISVAKFLETVRSYLGD from the coding sequence ATGGCAAAGACCGTGCTGATTGTTGAGGACAACGAACTCAACATGAAGCTGTTTCATGATTTGTTGGAAGCTCATGGCTACGAGACGCTCCAGACCCGCACGGGCATGGAGGCGCTGGAGCTTGCGCGCGCGCATCGTCCGGACCTGATTCTGATGGATATCCAGCTGCCGGAGGTGTCCGGTCTGGAGGTCACGAAATGGATCAAGGAAGATGACGATCTGAAAACGATTCCCGTTATCGCTGTCACGGCCTTCGCAATGAAGGGCGACGAGGAGCGGATTCGCCAGGGCGGGTGCGAGGCCTATATCTCGAAGCCGATTTCGGTTGCGAAATTTCTGGAAACCGTTCGCTCGTACCTGGGCGATTGA
- a CDS encoding DUF3572 domain-containing protein, whose product MNLGQRSRLSAEEAETLATDALAYLAGDMEHLGRFLALAGIGPAELRDAAEEDGFLIGVLEFYMAHEALLLAFCEARGHRPTSIAIARHALDGTSRTDG is encoded by the coding sequence ATGAACCTGGGACAGCGATCCCGCCTGAGTGCCGAGGAAGCCGAAACCCTGGCCACCGACGCGCTGGCATATCTTGCGGGCGACATGGAGCATCTTGGACGCTTTCTGGCGCTCGCCGGGATCGGACCGGCCGAACTCAGAGATGCGGCCGAAGAGGATGGCTTCCTGATCGGCGTGCTGGAGTTCTACATGGCCCACGAAGCACTGCTGCTGGCGTTTTGCGAAGCGCGCGGTCACCGACCGACCAGCATCGCCATTGCCCGCCATGCGCTCGACGGAACCTCCCGCACCGATGGTTGA
- a CDS encoding DNA polymerase IV: MSPSPTDPDRSTSDRKARQVGAICRDCGTRPKPSARRCTACGSPRILVHDELDTLSIAHVDCDAFYASVEKRDNPDLLDKPVIVGGGRRGVVSTCCYIARIQGVRSAMPMFKALEACPDAVVVRPDMEKYAAVGREIRARMLALTPLVEPLSIDEAFLDLTGTERLHHATPTETLVRFAREVERDIGITVSVGLAANKFLAKIASDLDKPRGFSVIGAQEASTFLADKPVGLIWGVGKVFQDKLARDGLKTIGQLQGMEATDLARRYGAMGLRLASLAHGRDERRVSPDRDTKSISNETTFNTDIGDHDRLRAILRRLSEQVSARLKAAELAGRTVTLKLKTADFKTLTRARSLTSPTQLADRIFRAGDDLLQGETDGRRFRLIGIGISEFCDPVHADPDDLVDDGAGRRARAERAVDVLRSRFGKTAVELGLTKSGDIRRQRDR, from the coding sequence ATGTCGCCCTCTCCCACAGATCCGGACAGATCCACGTCGGACCGAAAGGCCCGACAAGTCGGCGCGATCTGCCGCGATTGCGGCACACGCCCAAAGCCGTCCGCGCGTCGCTGTACCGCCTGCGGCAGCCCCCGGATTCTCGTACATGACGAACTCGACACGCTCTCCATCGCCCATGTCGACTGCGATGCCTTTTATGCCTCGGTGGAAAAACGCGACAATCCGGATCTTCTCGACAAGCCGGTGATCGTTGGCGGCGGTCGGCGCGGCGTCGTCTCCACCTGCTGCTACATCGCCCGCATCCAGGGTGTGCGCTCGGCGATGCCGATGTTCAAGGCGCTGGAAGCCTGCCCGGACGCCGTGGTCGTGCGGCCCGACATGGAGAAATATGCAGCCGTCGGGCGCGAGATCCGTGCGCGCATGCTTGCCCTCACGCCACTGGTCGAGCCGTTGTCCATCGACGAGGCCTTCCTCGACCTCACGGGTACCGAGCGCCTCCATCATGCAACGCCTACCGAAACGCTGGTGCGCTTCGCCCGCGAGGTGGAGCGTGACATCGGCATCACCGTGTCCGTCGGGCTGGCCGCCAACAAGTTTCTGGCCAAGATCGCCTCGGATCTGGACAAGCCACGCGGCTTTTCCGTGATCGGCGCACAGGAAGCCAGCACCTTCCTCGCCGACAAGCCGGTGGGACTGATCTGGGGTGTCGGGAAGGTGTTTCAGGACAAGCTCGCGCGCGACGGCCTGAAGACCATCGGGCAACTTCAGGGAATGGAGGCGACGGATCTCGCCCGCCGGTACGGCGCAATGGGACTGCGGCTTGCAAGCCTCGCGCACGGGCGTGACGAACGGCGCGTCTCGCCGGATCGCGACACCAAGAGCATCTCGAACGAAACGACCTTCAACACCGACATCGGCGACCACGACCGGCTGCGCGCGATCCTGCGGCGTCTCAGCGAGCAGGTCTCGGCCCGTCTCAAGGCGGCGGAACTGGCCGGACGAACGGTAACCCTGAAACTCAAGACGGCGGACTTCAAGACCCTGACGCGTGCGCGCAGCCTGACGTCGCCCACCCAACTCGCGGACCGGATTTTTCGGGCCGGCGACGATCTGCTGCAAGGCGAGACAGACGGCAGGCGATTTCGCCTGATCGGCATCGGTATCAGCGAGTTTTGCGATCCCGTCCACGCCGATCCCGACGATCTCGTCGACGACGGCGCAGGGCGCAGGGCGCGTGCGGAGCGCGCAGTCGACGTCCTGCGCTCGCGGTTCGGAAAGACGGCGGTCGAACTCGGCCTCACGAAATCCGGCGACATTCGCCGCCAGCGCGACCGCTAG
- a CDS encoding cell envelope integrity EipB family protein, with the protein MNILRLGVAAARIGATAAVFAAGVSGGAHAGPTELLTHRAVYDLSLAETSQAAGISGVSGRMVYEFTGGPCEGYSVAFRFVIQVSDERGQMRVTDLQTSSFEDPASEAFQFLSKTYVNRKLSEETRGRAEHADGRITLDLKKPDEREVTLSGTALFPTEHLRRLLETAERGEAILVADLFDGSESGDKVYETTSVIGARRDGPGTPGDEDANAVAKIGEHSHWPVTIAYFDSQTQDAGERMPVYQLGFLLYDNGVSRRLKLDYGDFELSGKLSDLTLIDPVTCNQ; encoded by the coding sequence ATGAACATACTGCGTCTTGGCGTTGCTGCTGCCCGGATCGGGGCGACTGCCGCTGTTTTCGCGGCTGGTGTGAGCGGTGGCGCTCATGCCGGGCCGACGGAACTTCTGACACATCGCGCGGTCTACGACCTTTCGCTGGCCGAAACGTCGCAGGCGGCCGGGATTTCCGGTGTCAGCGGGCGGATGGTCTATGAATTCACGGGCGGTCCCTGCGAGGGCTACAGCGTCGCTTTCCGCTTCGTGATCCAGGTGTCGGACGAGCGCGGCCAGATGCGTGTCACCGATCTGCAGACGAGTTCCTTCGAGGATCCCGCCAGCGAGGCCTTTCAATTCCTGTCGAAGACCTATGTGAACCGCAAGCTCAGCGAGGAAACGCGCGGGCGCGCGGAGCACGCCGACGGGCGCATCACGCTCGATCTAAAGAAGCCGGATGAGCGCGAGGTGACATTGTCCGGGACGGCATTGTTTCCGACCGAGCATTTGCGGCGCCTTCTGGAAACGGCCGAGCGTGGCGAAGCGATCCTGGTGGCGGATCTCTTCGACGGCTCGGAATCGGGTGACAAGGTCTATGAGACCACCTCGGTGATCGGTGCGCGCCGGGACGGTCCCGGCACGCCCGGCGATGAAGATGCCAATGCGGTCGCCAAGATCGGCGAGCATTCCCACTGGCCGGTCACGATCGCCTACTTCGACAGCCAGACCCAGGACGCCGGAGAGCGGATGCCGGTCTATCAACTCGGTTTCCTGCTTTACGACAATGGCGTCAGCCGGCGGCTCAAGCTCGACTACGGCGACTTTGAGCTGAGCGGAAAACTCTCGGATCTGACGTTGATCGATCCCGTGACCTGCAATCAGTAG
- a CDS encoding RidA family protein, with protein sequence MPGEVEKHISSLGITLPKAAAPAANYVPYVQTGNQLFISGQIPMGPDGIEHQGKLGDGYSVEGGQAAAKLCAINLLAQAKAALGDLDRVVRLVKIVGFVNSTPDFTDQPKVVNGASDFLVEALGDKGRHARSAVGVAGLPFGVAVEVEAIFEVA encoded by the coding sequence ATGCCGGGTGAAGTCGAAAAGCACATCTCCTCTTTGGGAATCACCTTGCCCAAGGCGGCCGCGCCCGCGGCCAACTATGTTCCCTATGTTCAGACCGGCAATCAGCTTTTCATTTCCGGTCAGATCCCGATGGGACCGGACGGCATCGAGCATCAGGGCAAGCTTGGCGACGGTTATTCGGTGGAAGGAGGCCAGGCGGCCGCGAAACTTTGCGCAATCAACCTGCTCGCCCAGGCGAAGGCCGCCCTCGGCGATCTCGACCGCGTGGTGCGGCTGGTGAAGATCGTCGGCTTCGTCAATTCCACGCCCGACTTTACCGACCAGCCCAAGGTCGTGAACGGGGCCTCCGATTTCCTCGTCGAGGCACTTGGCGACAAGGGCCGGCATGCCCGCTCCGCCGTCGGTGTTGCCGGTCTGCCCTTCGGCGTTGCGGTCGAGGTCGAAGCGATCTTCGAGGTCGCATGA
- a CDS encoding glycerophosphodiester phosphodiesterase family protein: protein MRDLSWLTARPIAHRGYHDAAHGRVENTPSAVAAAMEKSFSIEVDLQQSADDKAIVFHDDTLERLTFETGPVKARTAAQLMPVMMRGTDDRLWLLDELLEQVDGRVGLCIEIKSRFERHPKHAYIAGIAESLSRYQGPVAVKSFDPDVMQMMREAAPDIPRGALGDGARNLKDWGRASRIERFMLRHMLYGPRIRPSFVSYWVKDLPALAPATLRKVFGLPLIAWTIRTPEDRARAKAFADQMVFEGFDPDAAV from the coding sequence ATGCGCGACCTCTCCTGGCTGACCGCGCGCCCGATTGCGCATCGCGGCTATCACGATGCGGCACACGGGCGCGTCGAAAACACGCCCTCCGCCGTCGCCGCCGCGATGGAGAAGAGCTTCTCCATAGAGGTAGACCTCCAGCAAAGCGCCGACGACAAGGCCATCGTCTTTCACGACGACACGCTGGAGCGGCTGACCTTCGAGACCGGACCGGTAAAGGCGCGCACCGCCGCACAGTTGATGCCCGTGATGATGCGCGGCACCGACGACCGGCTCTGGCTACTCGACGAGCTGCTCGAGCAGGTCGACGGACGGGTCGGCCTGTGCATCGAGATCAAGTCTCGCTTCGAGCGCCATCCCAAACACGCGTATATCGCCGGCATCGCCGAGAGCCTGTCGCGCTACCAGGGACCGGTGGCGGTAAAGTCCTTCGATCCGGACGTCATGCAGATGATGCGCGAGGCCGCCCCCGACATCCCGCGCGGCGCATTGGGGGACGGCGCCCGCAACCTGAAGGACTGGGGCCGGGCGAGCCGGATCGAACGTTTCATGCTGCGGCACATGCTCTATGGCCCGCGCATCCGGCCGAGCTTCGTTTCCTATTGGGTCAAGGACCTTCCCGCCCTCGCGCCCGCGACACTGCGCAAGGTGTTCGGCCTGCCGCTGATCGCCTGGACGATTCGCACGCCCGAGGACCGGGCCCGCGCGAAGGCCTTTGCCGACCAGATGGTGTTCGAAGGTTTCGACCCCGACGCCGCCGTCTGA